In the genome of Streptomyces fagopyri, the window CTCCGGCTTCGGGGCCCCCTCCCTCGGCTACGTCCTCGGCATGGTCCTCGCCTCTGCCGCCGTGGGCGCCCTCGCCCGCCGCGGCGCCGACCGTTCGGTACTGCGCACGGCCGGCGCGATGCTGCTGGGCGAGGCGATCATCTACGCGGTCGGCCTCCCGTACCTGGGCGCCTCCACCGGCATGTCCTTCGGCGCGACCATCGCCGCGGGTCTCACCCCCTTCCTCATCGGCGACGCGCTGAAGGCGGCACTCGCGATGGGCCTGCTGCCCACGGCGTGGAAGTTCCTCGACAAGAAGTGACGTCGGGGCCCCAACGTCGCGGCCCCGACGTGACGGGCCCGCCGTGACGGGCGTGGCGTGGCGGGCCCGCCGTCACGCCACGGGCCCTGATCCAGTGATTCCCGCGGAAGAGGTTCGCTGGGTCGCATCGCGACCTCCGGTCCGGCGAGCCTCTTCCGCGTTTCTACGTCCCCGCGTCTCCGCTCTTCTTCGGCGTTCCGGTCCTCCGGTCCCGCCGCTCCGTGACTTGCCGGTCGCGCGTCCGCGCCGGCGCCCCCTCGGATCAGGACGGCTGCCGCCGAGGCCGCCGCTGGGACCACCACAGCCCCGCCGCGCCCATCGAGACGAGCGCCGCCCCCGCCGCGCCGAGCGGCAGGAGATCACTTCCCGGACCGGTCCTGGGCAACTCGTCACCACCCGGCGACACCGGCTTGTTCGTGGTGTCGAGCAGCAGAGGGGTGGTCGGGGCGTTGGGCGACGGATTCGTCGCACCGAACGGCACCGGGCCCTGCTGCCAGAACGTCTTCTTTCCGCCACTGTCCTGGACCGGCAGGCAGATCTTTCCGGTCTTGCTCAGATCGAAGGTCGCGTCGACGGCGTACGACTTCGACTTTCCTGCCGCGAGATTGCCGACGTCGCATACGAAACCACTGTTCGACCCTTTCGGGAGATCTTTTCCGGCCATGGCGGAACATCCCTGAACGCCCTTGACCTGGAGACCGTCGAAACCGACCACCAAAAGCCGGATGCCACCGCTTTCCTTGGTCCCCTCGTTCTTCACCGTGGCGGTGATCGACGTTTCGTGCGAACTGTTGTCCACCGAGATCTTTCCGGGAAGTGTGGTGGTCAGCCGCACGCCTGCCGGGGCCGGATCGACGGCCTTTCCTCCCTTGCCGCTCCCGGGTCCCTGGTCGTCCGCGACGGCGGTGAAGGAAAGGATCATCACGGCCGTAAAAGATGCCGTGAGCAGCGATCCCGCGATGGTCGTCGTGTGACGAGAACTCATGTTCGTCCCCCTTGGCTGCGCCTGAATTCGCAGTACTTGAAGAGGTACCACAAGATTTCTCCGCACTATGCTGGTACGGCATGAAGTGTGACCATTGTGTTTCCTGTGTGGCGGGCGATCGTGGTGGGTTTCGAGGGGGTGCGGGATATTGACGGGGAATACGAGTGGCGGTGTTCCGGGATTATTGGTGACGGGCCGATATCGGCTTGCCGAGAGTATTGGGCAGGGGGGAATGGGGCGGGTGTGGCGGGCCATGGACGACGTGCTCGACCGGCAGGTCGCCGTCAAGGAGATGCGTATCGACGGACT includes:
- a CDS encoding biotin transporter BioY, which encodes MSTAAVTPRTGIRPGEVLADLLPASRVRDTALVLGGAALTGIAAQISLPVPGSPVPVTGQTFAALLVGTALGAGRGFLSLLVYALVGMAGMPWFAGGASGFGAPSLGYVLGMVLASAAVGALARRGADRSVLRTAGAMLLGEAIIYAVGLPYLGASTGMSFGATIAAGLTPFLIGDALKAALAMGLLPTAWKFLDKK